A region from the Arthrobacter gengyunqii genome encodes:
- a CDS encoding ABC transporter ATP-binding protein: protein MSSGPVEPAVQTPEVTMAEPAVQVRNVHRVFSTGRGTVTALEAANLTVAPGEFVSLIGPSGCGKSTLLRLIADLDEPTSGTISVFGRTARQARREQAYGIAFQQAGLLPWRTVRANIELPLQLHGAAAATRRARAEELLDMVGLTEFADSFPDQLSGGMQQRVAIARSLAESPRLLLMDEPFGALDEMTRERMQNELVRICAETGAAVVFVTHSIPEAVFLSDRVFVMSARPGRIKDVLQMRLGAAGERGENLREEAAFYAAITSVRESLHGTEVAQLRGVETR, encoded by the coding sequence ATGAGCAGCGGACCAGTTGAACCGGCCGTGCAAACACCAGAGGTGACCATGGCCGAACCCGCAGTCCAGGTCCGGAACGTGCACCGGGTGTTCTCCACCGGCCGCGGAACAGTGACAGCGCTGGAAGCGGCAAACCTGACGGTGGCGCCGGGTGAGTTCGTCTCGCTGATCGGGCCCTCGGGCTGCGGCAAGTCCACCCTTCTGCGCCTGATCGCCGACCTGGATGAACCGACGTCCGGAACCATCAGCGTCTTCGGCCGCACCGCCCGGCAAGCCCGCCGGGAGCAGGCCTACGGGATTGCGTTCCAGCAGGCGGGGCTGCTGCCGTGGCGCACCGTGCGGGCAAACATTGAGCTGCCGCTTCAGCTGCACGGTGCCGCGGCGGCCACCCGCCGCGCCCGGGCCGAGGAGCTGTTGGACATGGTGGGCCTGACCGAGTTTGCCGATTCCTTTCCAGACCAACTCTCCGGCGGCATGCAGCAGCGAGTGGCTATTGCCCGTTCCCTGGCTGAGAGCCCTCGGCTGCTGCTGATGGATGAACCGTTTGGCGCCTTGGACGAAATGACCCGCGAACGGATGCAGAACGAGCTGGTGCGGATCTGCGCCGAGACCGGTGCCGCCGTCGTTTTTGTCACCCACTCCATTCCGGAAGCGGTTTTCCTTTCCGACCGGGTGTTCGTGATGTCTGCGCGGCCGGGCCGCATCAAGGACGTGCTCCAGATGCGGCTGGGTGCGGCGGGGGAGCGAGGGGAGAACCTGCGTGAAGAAGCCGCCTTCTATGCAGCCATTACCTCCGTTCGGGAGTCCCTGCACGGCACCGAGGTTGCACAGCTTCGCGGGGTGGAGACGCGGTGA
- a CDS encoding ABC transporter permease, with protein sequence MTVLKPSAVKATPAAAAATSPALLGRAVDGGRQAALPLLLGLAVMLIWQGAVSGLAVPPFVLPGPFAIATEFFGNAGNIASASLVTGTNALVGLVAGGLIGVLAAVVAAFLPVFDRLAGPTVTALSVVPIVAVAPVLYTMFGAGEEAPRQIVAGIAVFVPVYVNSLRGFRQVRPVHRDLMRSYAAGRWQVTRAVTLPSAVPYMFTGLRIASSLAVISALIAEYFGGPVGGLGKSITSAAAGSNYTLAWAYVLGAVVVGLLFFCATAALEKYSSRH encoded by the coding sequence GTGACCGTGCTGAAGCCGTCCGCAGTGAAGGCAACACCTGCCGCTGCGGCAGCCACCTCACCGGCCCTCTTGGGACGGGCTGTCGACGGCGGCCGGCAAGCGGCGCTTCCGCTGCTGCTGGGACTGGCCGTGATGCTCATCTGGCAGGGGGCCGTGAGCGGGTTGGCGGTTCCGCCGTTCGTGCTGCCGGGGCCGTTCGCCATCGCCACGGAATTCTTCGGCAACGCAGGCAACATAGCGTCCGCCTCCCTGGTCACCGGCACCAACGCACTCGTGGGGCTGGTGGCCGGCGGCCTCATCGGGGTGCTGGCCGCCGTCGTCGCCGCCTTCCTGCCGGTCTTTGACCGGCTCGCGGGACCCACTGTCACCGCGCTGTCGGTGGTGCCGATCGTGGCGGTGGCTCCGGTGCTCTACACGATGTTCGGCGCCGGAGAGGAAGCACCGCGGCAGATCGTGGCCGGAATCGCGGTGTTTGTCCCGGTCTACGTGAATTCGCTGCGCGGTTTCCGGCAGGTCCGGCCGGTGCACCGCGACCTCATGCGGTCCTATGCCGCCGGCCGCTGGCAGGTAACCCGCGCGGTGACCCTGCCCAGTGCCGTGCCCTACATGTTTACCGGGCTGCGGATCGCGTCCTCGCTGGCCGTGATTTCGGCGCTGATTGCCGAGTATTTCGGCGGCCCGGTGGGCGGACTCGGTAAATCCATCACGTCGGCGGCCGCCGGCAGCAACTACACACTGGCCTGGGCCTACGTGCTGGGCGCCGTCGTCGTCGGCCTCCTCTTCTTCTGTGCAACCGCAGCACTGGAGAAATACAGTTCCCGGCACTGA